The following proteins are encoded in a genomic region of Mahella australiensis 50-1 BON:
- the iscB gene encoding RNA-guided endonuclease IscB, with protein sequence MVYVISKDGKPLMPTKRHDRVRILLKQKKACVVQSKPFTIQLLYDSTTYTQDVASAYDTGRTHQSITAIDSSTTDVLYSSVNHCRNKDVPKLMKERKMYRMIRRHNRRRKKIRRAIANHTYFRAPRKVVQPGTKEPITAKYVKPKQARFSNRKRPEGWLTPTAHQLLQTHINYFNKVAKILPIRKVVLEYGKFDIQKLENPDIAGKQYQQGTLYSYNNMREYIIAKQEGKCLLCGKRKIEHLHHIVPRSKGGSDTYKNIAGLCGKCHEKVHKDPKAKTKLAQKAAGAAKEYADPSILNIIMPYLYEYLKSKLGEENVEIRYGYETETMRRQLGLSKTHYNDSYALALMGAGHISRIEKIKPYEYKQYRRHNRSFTDAQRDRLYKQDSKIVARNRHKKTEQEEPSLEEYRQEIAEAAEKEEASCAISGLKVYRAVKRMRTPAKDVPITSGSSVLYKGQRFIVKGILHKGQSLLLEGHDGYVSTGSCRLMTRNTGIVCL encoded by the coding sequence ATGGTATACGTTATATCAAAAGACGGAAAACCGCTCATGCCGACAAAACGGCATGACAGGGTAAGGATATTGCTGAAACAGAAGAAAGCATGTGTAGTCCAGAGCAAACCGTTCACTATACAGCTTTTATATGACAGCACAACATACACGCAGGATGTGGCATCTGCATATGACACGGGGCGCACACATCAGTCCATCACGGCTATTGACAGCAGCACAACCGATGTTTTGTACTCATCTGTAAATCACTGCCGCAACAAGGACGTGCCCAAGCTGATGAAAGAACGCAAGATGTACCGTATGATAAGGCGGCATAACAGGCGCCGGAAGAAAATAAGGCGTGCTATTGCGAATCATACTTATTTCCGGGCGCCAAGAAAAGTGGTACAGCCCGGAACTAAGGAGCCTATAACAGCAAAGTATGTCAAGCCGAAGCAAGCGCGGTTCAGCAACAGGAAGAGGCCGGAAGGCTGGCTTACGCCGACAGCCCACCAGCTTTTGCAGACTCACATCAACTATTTCAATAAAGTTGCGAAGATACTGCCTATCAGGAAGGTGGTGCTCGAGTATGGCAAGTTTGATATACAGAAGCTTGAGAATCCCGATATAGCAGGAAAGCAGTATCAACAAGGTACGCTGTATAGCTACAACAACATGCGTGAGTATATTATAGCAAAACAGGAAGGTAAATGCCTGTTATGCGGCAAGCGCAAGATAGAGCATTTGCACCATATAGTCCCGCGCTCAAAAGGCGGCAGCGATACCTACAAAAACATAGCGGGGTTATGCGGTAAATGCCATGAAAAAGTGCACAAAGATCCTAAGGCCAAAACGAAGCTGGCGCAGAAAGCAGCCGGCGCGGCTAAGGAGTATGCTGATCCAAGCATACTCAACATCATCATGCCGTATCTCTATGAATATCTTAAGTCAAAGCTCGGCGAAGAGAACGTAGAGATACGCTACGGGTACGAAACCGAGACAATGAGACGGCAACTGGGCTTGAGTAAGACGCATTACAACGATAGCTATGCGCTGGCGCTTATGGGAGCCGGGCATATAAGCCGCATAGAGAAGATAAAGCCGTATGAGTATAAGCAGTACAGGCGTCATAACCGTAGTTTTACAGATGCACAAAGAGACAGGCTATACAAACAAGACAGCAAGATAGTGGCGAGGAACAGGCACAAGAAAACCGAGCAGGAAGAGCCGTCGCTTGAAGAATACCGGCAGGAGATAGCAGAAGCTGCAGAGAAGGAGGAAGCGTCATGTGCCATATCCGGGCTGAAAGTATACAGGGCTGTCAAACGGATGAGAACGCCCGCCAAAGACGTACCGATAACAAGCGGAAGCAGCGTATTGTACAAAGGCCAACGCTTTATTGTCAAAGGCATTTTACACAAAGGGCAATCGTTGTTGTTGGAAGGACATGACGGTTATGTGTCTACCGGCAGTTGCAGACTGATGACGAGGAATACAGGTATAGTATGCTTGTGA
- a CDS encoding HD-GYP domain-containing protein: MSIIKEEAEEFERVGVGLRLDDPYIWFHGSKTAAIVYKILEHLNMSDDEARWTLEAALLHDIGVTDLGWDIRGRWPIKPGTWLEEEEWDDILAHPRLGYREINRKEYLGNILPGILYHHERWDGYGYPEALKGEEIPLSARVIAVADYMDSLAAPRGTKIIMPVEIALKKIKKEEGRYFEPAVVAALMQVNEGELMDILIQDIADSVDERELKWYKKKVNYSSIN; encoded by the coding sequence ATGAGTATAATAAAAGAAGAAGCTGAAGAATTTGAGAGAGTGGGGGTCGGTTTACGGTTAGACGACCCCTATATCTGGTTTCATGGCAGCAAAACGGCAGCGATAGTGTACAAGATATTGGAGCATCTGAACATGTCGGATGACGAAGCGAGATGGACATTGGAAGCGGCACTGTTGCATGACATAGGAGTAACCGATCTGGGCTGGGACATCAGGGGCAGGTGGCCGATAAAGCCGGGCACGTGGCTGGAAGAGGAAGAGTGGGACGACATACTGGCTCATCCGCGGCTGGGATATCGTGAAATAAACAGGAAAGAATACCTGGGCAATATCTTACCCGGCATATTGTATCATCATGAGAGGTGGGACGGATATGGGTATCCGGAAGCACTGAAGGGTGAAGAGATACCGTTATCGGCACGTGTGATAGCGGTGGCCGATTATATGGACAGCCTGGCGGCACCCAGAGGGACAAAGATAATAATGCCGGTAGAGATAGCGTTGAAGAAGATAAAAAAAGAAGAAGGCAGGTATTTTGAACCTGCGGTAGTGGCCGCTCTAATGCAAGTTAACGAAGGGGAACTGATGGATATACTTATCCAGGATATAGCAGACAGCGTGGACGAACGGGAACTGAAATGGTATAAAAAGAAAGTCAACTACTCTTCAATAAATTGA
- a CDS encoding ParM/StbA family protein, producing the protein MNIGIDIGYGYTKAVGDNGKKVMFPSLVSRGYDRRLADIWGGSKDPLDLLHIKIVDGTDYGEYFVGKLAEKQTSAAFVLADNKLNMDDTRVLLATGLALVSADDTPVSIVTGLPLEQYVHQRTQFSQMLKGYKAVLTFINDGTSRVVEVSDAIIFPQAAGAIYSVIMDDPDKYLLENSYVGLIDIGYKTTDFVAFSVNDTFSLEVELSGTIDIGMSKVLEAVDKLYTQKTGGSKLDTVDLLNLSRKGRIFYMNDYLDITDDLTAVRAEIAKAVQNRVRGVWGDKLNLFNTIFISGGGGIDLYPMFRTFHPRVALMNDAQMANANGFLRIAVENSSKI; encoded by the coding sequence GTGAATATAGGAATAGACATAGGATATGGATATACGAAAGCCGTGGGTGATAACGGCAAAAAAGTCATGTTCCCGTCGCTGGTAAGCCGTGGATACGACAGGCGGCTTGCCGATATATGGGGCGGCAGCAAGGATCCTCTTGACTTACTGCACATAAAGATTGTGGACGGAACGGACTACGGCGAGTACTTTGTCGGCAAATTAGCCGAAAAACAAACGTCGGCGGCCTTCGTTCTGGCAGATAATAAGCTTAACATGGATGATACCAGGGTGCTTCTGGCAACCGGTTTGGCTCTTGTTTCAGCAGATGATACGCCTGTTAGCATCGTAACCGGTCTGCCGCTTGAACAGTATGTGCATCAGAGAACTCAATTCAGCCAAATGCTCAAGGGATACAAAGCCGTTTTGACTTTTATCAATGATGGTACGAGCAGGGTAGTCGAAGTATCCGACGCGATCATTTTCCCGCAGGCTGCCGGTGCAATATACTCGGTTATTATGGATGACCCGGATAAATACCTGCTGGAAAATTCGTATGTGGGCCTGATAGATATCGGCTATAAGACAACCGATTTTGTAGCGTTCTCCGTAAATGACACTTTCTCGCTTGAGGTGGAGCTGTCCGGCACAATAGATATCGGCATGTCAAAGGTACTTGAGGCTGTTGATAAGCTGTATACGCAAAAAACCGGCGGTTCCAAGCTTGACACGGTTGATCTGCTGAACCTGTCACGCAAAGGCAGGATATTTTATATGAACGATTACCTCGACATAACCGACGATCTTACGGCAGTCCGGGCAGAAATAGCCAAAGCGGTGCAAAACAGGGTCAGGGGAGTATGGGGTGATAAACTGAATCTCTTCAATACGATATTCATATCAGGGGGCGGAGGAATAGATTTATACCCTATGTTCCGTACCTTTCATCCGCGGGTAGCGCTTATGAATGATGCACAGATGGCAAACGCAAACGGCTTTCTGAGAATTGCCGTTGAAAATTCCAGCAAAATATAA
- a CDS encoding prepilin peptidase — MPPAHILLMLPIIILSGYAAATDLKRREIDHWVPLTVAVYGTLYQLLYAHRLPEALICTAAVFAVLFAVFAVSNGGFGGGDVKLLTSLALFYGSNIFVVVFASCIIGAIYGVIRAIVTRRGLKTESPFAPAVFLSIVAMIPLIGV, encoded by the coding sequence ATGCCGCCTGCCCATATTCTGCTTATGTTGCCGATAATTATTTTATCAGGATACGCAGCGGCAACCGATCTGAAACGCAGGGAAATAGACCACTGGGTACCCCTCACTGTAGCGGTATACGGCACACTATACCAGCTTTTATACGCTCATCGCCTGCCGGAAGCATTGATATGCACCGCTGCGGTATTTGCGGTACTGTTTGCCGTGTTTGCGGTATCAAACGGTGGTTTCGGAGGCGGAGACGTTAAACTTTTGACATCGCTGGCCTTATTTTACGGCTCGAATATATTCGTTGTTGTTTTTGCGTCCTGTATCATAGGCGCAATATACGGCGTAATCCGGGCAATTGTTACAAGACGGGGGCTTAAGACGGAATCACCGTTTGCTCCCGCGGTATTTCTGTCAATTGTGGCCATGATTCCATTAATCGGAGTTTGA
- a CDS encoding AAA family ATPase, with product MELLISSNINSIRKVYNKDLVVTTSTESAAILLEKHNYDALIYDDADISPLTGIASRKGLTIYPYSEYLSTGNTVSKLTATLRKTLSKPKTKRVYKQTIISIWSVKGGVGRTTLAKTLAETLPTDLNILILDLNFQDGGSDLSYMLHLPVLPHMGMYLKNRTKEAFEANLVEFRNNIYIMQTPPRLNLAEGITPGDIKQMIDYARTMFDFIIIDLPNKEDELVQAALQASNKVLMLTSATEGEIKRIMENCRDYDYTLVVTKPASRMWRTLIGVLNAPVIQVDDLDRDAEQIIAEVV from the coding sequence ATGGAACTTTTAATTTCGTCTAATATAAATAGTATACGTAAGGTGTACAACAAAGACCTTGTGGTCACCACATCCACCGAATCGGCGGCCATATTATTGGAAAAACATAATTACGATGCTCTGATATACGATGATGCGGATATCTCACCATTAACGGGAATCGCATCACGTAAAGGACTTACCATATATCCGTATAGCGAGTACCTGTCTACCGGCAATACGGTATCGAAATTAACCGCCACACTCAGGAAGACATTGTCAAAGCCAAAAACTAAGCGCGTATACAAACAAACGATAATAAGCATATGGTCGGTTAAAGGAGGAGTAGGAAGGACTACACTCGCTAAAACGCTGGCTGAGACATTGCCTACGGACCTGAACATATTGATACTTGATTTAAACTTCCAGGACGGCGGCAGCGACTTAAGTTATATGCTTCATCTGCCGGTGCTGCCGCATATGGGCATGTATCTCAAAAACCGTACAAAAGAGGCGTTTGAAGCCAACCTCGTTGAATTCAGGAATAACATATATATCATGCAGACCCCGCCCAGGCTTAACCTTGCGGAAGGTATAACACCGGGTGATATTAAGCAAATGATAGATTATGCGAGAACAATGTTTGACTTTATAATAATCGATTTGCCCAATAAAGAAGACGAGCTGGTACAAGCCGCTCTCCAGGCATCCAACAAAGTACTCATGCTGACATCGGCCACCGAAGGTGAGATAAAGCGCATTATGGAAAACTGCCGTGATTATGACTATACACTGGTGGTGACAAAACCGGCCAGCAGGATGTGGCGTACTTTAATCGGGGTATTAAACGCTCCTGTTATTCAAGTGGACGACCTGGACAGGGATGCCGAACAAATAATTGCGGAGGTGGTCTGA
- a CDS encoding type II secretion system F family protein: protein MKAQFVKKSTAEKIAGKSIIDKIDRTLQNTGGARLFIFDAKNAAELFSAVLVLSALMSIILVFGLMRGISPTILFIGLAGFGITLYVGYQKPIDEFKQRLMKDNELPTVVNLLVQGLSVEMPVENILQYIADNKHGAMRDIIKGAIDNINLGIPLEQSLQEAAEKSMNKYFQRVTRILTKSKESSKGLAAQLQDVLSDMEEERLNTKLSHVNMLDNALFFVVFLGYFLPLIVMILMPMITSMGFLNFFAQ from the coding sequence ATGAAAGCGCAGTTTGTCAAGAAATCAACGGCTGAGAAGATTGCCGGCAAAAGCATTATTGACAAAATAGACCGTACGTTGCAAAACACGGGCGGAGCGCGGTTGTTCATATTTGACGCTAAAAACGCAGCCGAGTTATTTTCTGCGGTGTTAGTATTAAGCGCGTTAATGTCCATTATACTGGTTTTCGGCCTGATGCGCGGTATCAGTCCCACCATATTATTTATCGGCCTGGCCGGATTCGGTATTACCTTATATGTAGGTTACCAGAAACCGATCGACGAGTTTAAACAGAGGCTTATGAAAGATAACGAACTGCCCACCGTAGTTAATCTGCTTGTGCAGGGGTTATCCGTCGAGATGCCGGTAGAAAACATATTGCAGTATATAGCCGACAACAAACACGGTGCCATGCGCGATATCATAAAAGGTGCTATTGACAACATCAATCTGGGTATACCGCTCGAACAATCTTTGCAGGAAGCCGCCGAAAAAAGTATGAACAAGTATTTCCAACGCGTGACAAGGATACTGACAAAATCAAAAGAATCATCAAAAGGATTGGCAGCACAACTGCAAGATGTGCTGAGCGATATGGAAGAAGAAAGGCTTAATACTAAGCTCAGCCATGTAAATATGCTGGACAACGCGCTGTTTTTTGTTGTGTTTCTCGGTTATTTTTTACCGCTTATAGTGATGATACTTATGCCTATGATAACCAGTATGGGGTTTCTCAACTTTTTCGCGCAATAG
- a CDS encoding type II secretion system F family protein yields the protein MAQILLISFTAAMGGFVLVVLYQSYKAYKKQKLIERLQRQMVAPQAKPFSLLELLGYNKTVDKFRELLRKAGLAKINAEDALLSLTVLSVILFAVLNIAGMGWLSFLLPIGLIIVIPWVLNMIGTSRHNKLNKQFAEAVQDMADRLKLVPNLENGIRETAQITDQPLHGELEKILHKLDTGIGIIPALKDFARDSESTMIDFWVDSIVFAYQMRASVADVCEEVSQKTRTRLKQNNQVATKLSEIKSMMLSIAGIMIALMFMVYSSSPEYLNSFDTLWGKIALIYTVISYAGSTLYILNRTNKEATEI from the coding sequence ATGGCACAAATATTATTAATATCCTTTACAGCCGCGATGGGCGGGTTTGTACTCGTTGTATTGTATCAATCGTATAAAGCATATAAAAAGCAAAAGCTTATTGAGCGTTTGCAGCGCCAAATGGTAGCTCCACAGGCTAAACCGTTCAGTCTGCTGGAATTATTGGGTTATAACAAGACAGTTGATAAGTTCCGGGAATTATTACGTAAGGCGGGGTTAGCGAAAATCAACGCCGAAGATGCTTTGCTTTCGCTTACAGTATTGTCCGTCATACTGTTTGCCGTGCTTAACATTGCCGGCATGGGCTGGCTGAGCTTTTTGCTGCCGATTGGGTTGATCATTGTCATACCGTGGGTATTAAACATGATCGGCACCTCCCGGCATAATAAGCTGAACAAACAATTTGCAGAGGCGGTACAGGACATGGCTGACCGGCTCAAGCTCGTGCCTAATCTGGAAAACGGCATAAGAGAAACAGCACAGATAACCGACCAGCCGTTACATGGGGAGCTGGAGAAAATACTTCATAAACTGGATACCGGGATAGGTATAATACCTGCGCTGAAGGATTTTGCCCGGGATTCGGAGAGCACTATGATAGACTTTTGGGTGGACAGCATAGTCTTTGCTTATCAGATGCGGGCTTCGGTAGCTGATGTTTGTGAAGAAGTGTCGCAAAAAACCAGAACACGGCTGAAACAAAACAATCAAGTGGCGACTAAGTTATCCGAGATAAAAAGCATGATGTTGTCTATTGCCGGCATCATGATTGCGTTGATGTTTATGGTATATTCCTCATCTCCGGAGTATCTCAACTCATTTGATACGTTATGGGGCAAAATCGCTTTGATATATACTGTGATAAGTTATGCCGGGTCTACTTTGTATATACTGAACCGGACAAACAAGGAGGCGACCGAGATATGA
- a CDS encoding CpaF family protein, with the protein MPNQSLTERSRSINRTKTIDYDLIANAVRTELLGITGTDKINAAVRSAVLRYLEINLPHKLPEVDLIADEVFNLLYGLGPLEKYLHMNGVTDIIVFGTHIMYVQDGIKKDADEGFTDLAQVETVYRRIAAAADKNISAAEPSVDAELYDGSRALIVIPPEAAEPYIVIRRHWMLSEPLESLVDGLRDLAEPVSTGRTHTEVYKGKKSSDPFNGTVAEYLADAVRRRKNIMVIGETGAGKTTLINALTYYVQPNHIVAVLEDTREIEAPLKYTYYFKTREQTEGARAITYEDILNDCLRANPDRIILTEIRTPESAFTLVNVLNSGHRGSMTTIHANSALLGLDKLETLINEYRDLDKILIRRMIARAIDVLVFLKLEDDEMGNTKARAIGEIAELTDVDDAGNYILEYVYGG; encoded by the coding sequence CAAAGCTTGACAGAACGCTCACGCAGCATAAACAGAACAAAAACCATTGATTATGACTTAATAGCGAATGCCGTAAGAACAGAACTTTTAGGCATAACCGGTACGGATAAGATAAACGCAGCCGTAAGAAGCGCCGTATTGCGATATCTCGAGATTAATCTGCCGCATAAACTGCCTGAGGTTGACCTGATAGCCGATGAGGTATTTAATCTGCTGTACGGGCTCGGCCCTTTGGAGAAGTATCTGCATATGAACGGTGTGACAGATATAATAGTATTTGGTACGCATATCATGTATGTCCAAGACGGTATCAAAAAAGATGCGGACGAAGGCTTTACTGATTTAGCGCAGGTCGAAACGGTATACCGGAGGATAGCCGCAGCTGCCGATAAGAACATATCCGCAGCGGAACCGTCTGTTGATGCCGAGCTGTATGACGGCTCGCGTGCCCTCATCGTTATACCGCCTGAAGCTGCCGAACCGTATATCGTGATACGCCGGCATTGGATGTTAAGTGAACCGTTGGAAAGTTTGGTTGACGGTCTGCGCGATTTGGCGGAACCCGTATCAACCGGGCGTACACATACCGAGGTATATAAAGGCAAGAAAAGCAGCGACCCGTTCAACGGTACGGTAGCCGAATACCTTGCCGACGCTGTACGCCGGCGGAAGAATATAATGGTAATAGGCGAGACCGGAGCGGGAAAAACCACACTGATAAACGCTCTTACGTATTATGTACAGCCGAACCATATAGTGGCTGTATTAGAAGACACGCGCGAGATAGAGGCTCCCCTCAAGTACACCTATTATTTCAAGACGAGAGAACAGACCGAAGGGGCAAGAGCCATAACATATGAGGATATACTGAATGATTGTCTGCGCGCCAACCCGGACCGCATAATATTAACCGAGATACGCACGCCCGAATCGGCCTTTACATTGGTAAACGTGCTTAATTCGGGCCACAGGGGGTCTATGACAACCATACATGCCAATTCGGCGCTTTTGGGATTGGACAAACTGGAAACGTTGATAAACGAATACCGTGACTTGGATAAAATCCTGATCAGGCGTATGATAGCCAGGGCGATAGACGTGCTGGTCTTTCTTAAGCTGGAAGATGACGAGATGGGTAATACCAAAGCCCGTGCCATAGGTGAAATAGCCGAATTGACGGATGTGGACGATGCCGGCAATTATATTCTTGAATACGTATATGGGGGTTAA